ACACATGTATCTAGACAAATTTACAACACTTATTATGGAACGGAGGGACTAGTAACGAGTTGACAACAAAAAGAATGTTATCTAGATGAAAATAATCCTATGAGACTGCACAAATAAAATATCATCCTCTTCAAAACGGATAAAAGTAACATGATGATATCAGCAAGTTGATTACATCCGTCCACCCCAAATTCGATTCCCTGCCGCAGTTTGGTTGATCCCATATTGGTTGCTAGTTCTTATCAGCTTATCACAACCTAATACACATGGTTGATAGACATAGTCAAGGACGTGGCATCGTTTAAGTCGGTACTGCTTAGATAACAGCAAACACAAGAGACCACTTGCTTAGATAACAGCAGCAGCTGGAAGGCGTGTGGGGCGATGGTCACAGTTCCAAACAGGATGCCACGGGTAGGTGATGGCTCTCTTCCAGGTAGAACGCCAATGGGATGGTCCAAACTGTTACCATCTCTGTTGCTTGTAGTAGATCATTTGATAGATTCATGTAGGAATACGACAGTCAGATGGAGACCGCGGGTATACATTTTCAAAAGTTAACAATGTTACATCGCTTTGTCATACAGATAGACATTGGCATATCTCCATGTGGTTTATAGTACAGACCTACATCTTGGCCTTTTGTTTCTTTCTCAGAGCAAAAAGACACCATGATGTATGTAGATCAAAAACATTGCAGGGGAGTACACACAAATCTAATATGCAGTGAACTTAATTAGGACGTTATTCATACTACCTGCAGACATGCTGCTGTTCTTCTACTTATTAGAATTGTATGATTAATACTTATTTTATGAACTTTGCAGGGCAAACCAGCAAACAAGGACCAAGTACATCGACGGATCAGCGTCAACAAAATTTTCACCTAAGGAAGCCTAAAGCTTTACACCCAGAGGACTTATCTAGGCCTTGAGAACTACAAAGAATTGGAATGGGTAGCTCAACCCATTCTGCAGCACTAATGACAAAGAGCATCAGTAGGTGCAATAGCCAATAAGGTAGAACTGTTGTTTCCTTTAAAATTCGTACCTGAGCTATTGTGTCCAGGTAGCACCCAACAAGATATAATTTACTTTCAGCAGGTGTCCACCATCTCATCATTTAGCTAAATTCTGGTTATGCCCATTTTGCATGAACTTTCAAGCAAGTGGcttttgagattttttttttggaaaatagaATAAAACTAATAGTCAATTGCATGCCCAAGATattaaaaaaaaaactaatgTTAAAGAGTTCACCAAGCTGCAGTGCATGCAATTATGACATTCTAACGGATGAAATAAAAGGAGTCCTTTACACATTACAAAAAAAAATGTTGAAATTATCAAACCGTAACCAATATGAAAAAAATCTGGAACCCACACTTAACAAAATAAGAGATGAGCACTCCCCATTTCAAACGCCATAATTCTCATGGGCACAACGACTTGGCAGCAAATATAAGTTCTGGGTCTCTGGGGTATAATCAATTGAAATTGCTGCCTCGCACAAACTATTTGGCAACACTGTCATGTATTTGTAATACAAAAACCACTATGAGCATATGATACAGCAGGGGTTCAGAGCAAGGAGATGTTCTAATATTCAGGTAACAGAAACATACGATTAAGAATGCCCACTGAAAACTTACACAAGTATCATGCTCTACAATGTCTTCATTGCGGAAGTCGTCGCTCTCCTCAACCTGTCACAGAAGGAAAATATCAGTAAACTACTAATCTGCAACTTCATATTACAATCAAGCAAGCAAAGAAAGAAACTACCCACCCACCTGACTTCCTGCTCCAGTGTGGTACACTCCCTCAGAAAGCTAGGAAACCCTCTGTCTTCAAAAAATCAAGCAAAACCATAGGTTACTGCAAATTCACAATCTTGGATCTTGTATGTGACAAAAAAGAAAAGTGCAACAGGGATAACACAGAGAGAGAGGAAGCCAAGTCAACCTCAGACAGCATCACCATTTTGCAGCAAGGTTTCCATGCCCAGACACGAAGAGAGTCGTCAACCAGCGCATTCACCAAGGCGTTGAACTCATCAGGACACTCAGTACCATCCAAAACGGAGGAAACCCCCATCGCAAAGATAGACAGCAAGGCATCAACAACCAACAAGGCAAACAATTCGACCTGCTTTATTTGGACAGAGATGACGTTGCCGATCGGGAGTCCCACAGGGCTGCGGTGTTATGCTCGGAAACAACCTAATAATCCTTTTGAAAAACACATTTTAAACAAAAATGAAGGCCCTTCGCCCATTTGCAGCACAAATATGTATAAAACACATTTTGCAACCTAGACAGTACATATGAAGACTGGTCTTTCAAGACAACTGATCATGGACTATACTCCTAAGTCTAAACTGTGTGATTCTTGTTCGCTTTAAAATTTCATAAATTATCACGGATAATTGCATTAGTGCACCAGAGTAAAAGATGAATCCACGGAGCTACAGAGAAAAAACCTTCGCTTTTGCAGAGATTTCTGGGCCAAAACCCAAAATCTGATTTCAGAAGAAACATTTCTGAGAACGAAGTTTTTGTTTTACCAGGTTCTGCTATACAGCTTGAAAATTTGAATGGTCTATTCCCTAACCAAGTACCTTCCCAGTAATCTGCACACACACAAACTTCAGATCACATAAGTGTTATGACCTCAGATCGAACCTGTGCCTGAAAGAGGACAGCTATATAGAGCAAGAGGGGGGGCTCAGCTTAAATATATTTAAACCATTACATAGTGGTTACAAAATTAACATCAAGCTAAAAAAACACAACCATCATCAGCAATGGAAGCCTAACATCCAGTTAAGCTACTAGAGAGGAGCTGGATAATTGTGTAGGGAGAAGCATAAGATATGCCTTTCGAGATTCTTTTTTCTCTCCGGTGCAGTAGGTTGTACATGCTGATGCCTCTGGAGAAATCTTCGCCTTTTATGTAATAGATGCAGTTGGCGTCAACTGATGGGAACATATCAGTATTAACAGACATGCACCTACAGTACCCACCTAGGAAGATGGCCCGATTTCCAATGTCATTCACATGCTCGAGTATATACCTGTCTGTGTCCATCTTGTATATCTCGATGCCTTCTTTTAGCTTGATGATGATCAATATTTCTCCAGCAGATTCCAGCAGGAAACAACGGCTGTAATATCCTATCCAGAAATTCCATATAGCTTCATCTTCGGACATTATGGTATCTTCATCATCAGACGTCTCAGCAGGATCCGCATTGAAATGCCTCATCAGATCAAAGATAGCTTTGGCCACAGCAAGTGGAAACGGTGCCAACGATCCTGACTCACCGTTAGTGTACATACCTCTGGCAGCCAGCCTGATCAAAGGGCAAGCATTCTTGTCCTCGTACACAACGAAACTTTCGCTGCTAGGATCACCCATGTAGACCTTACGAGATGAATCGCGTAGCGAGCCTTCAGGATCATTATCAAAGTACCACTTGTTGCATAACAGCAATACAAGTGTGGGCGGTGAACCGGACACAAGAGTAGCAGACTCCACAAAGTGATCGTCAGGCAGGGGTGCGATGAAACGAATCAAGTATCCTGTGAAAGGATTGAGGACGCTCACAGTATGGTAGGATTTAGTGTCCCTCAAAATTAGGAGACCATCCCGGGTGGAAATGGGAACATAATAGTCGCGGAGCACGGGGAGTTCCTTGCGGAGGAAGCGGCCAGTGATTGTGTTCACCAAGAGGTATGTCTTACTCTTGTAGACCTTGTCGATGATGACCCAATAGCACTATAGCAGGGCCGGAAACGAGGGTCTGAGCTATTCTTGGGATCATCGGTGGCCGAGCGCCAGCTTTGACAGCAGCCCGGAAGTCCATGTAGTAGTCAAGATCACTGGTAGCCAGGAAGCAGTCTGCAATGCGGTTGATGAGGTCGGCCGGGAGCGAGGACCACTCTGCAAACTCCGTCTCCATGGTGGCAGGGGCGATAGGAAGGACTGAGGCCACTTGGATTTCCCATTCTTCCTTTTAGCGGCCAAATGAACACGGATGGTGCCTAGTTCATGAGAGTTTACAGCGTGTTAGAACATCGGCAGGCGAGACCGCCATTCCTGGTCAAAATGGCCACTTGTTAAGCAGAGAGGGTACTCACAGTGGCCAAGGCAGCGAGGTAGCGGCAGGTGAGAAGAAGGGCGTGGTAGTGCCGACGCCGTAGGCGAGGGCGTGACGGCTACCGCGAAGCCCCGCCCCGCGCGCACGCCGGCCGCCGCGAGACCTGCACGGCTAACCGAATCAGCCGCTCCAGAGCAAATTAGCTCCGAATCGAGGCGAATCTCGCGGCGGGGAGAGCGCCGGAAAGGGGTTCGACGAGGGTTTAGGGTTCAAGGAGCAGATGTCGCTGCCGAACGATGGGGAATTGCTGATGGTGCGATGAGTACTGAGTTTTCATCCTGACGGTGGGCTCATCTGTCAGTCTAAGATAATGCATGTTACTCTCTGCCCCAATGTCCCAAACTCCCAATGCATGTGGGGCTCTAGTTTTGCCTGTTTTTTCTTCCAGCACAAATTTAACAAATAATATGTTGTGTCACTTATCATAAAAAGTATACCATTAGAAACTTTATTTTAACATAAACTAAATACATAAAAAAATTATGACATAGGATTCATGTTTTGTTCGATCAAACTGATAGTTGAATTTCGATCTTGAAAAATGTCCCGTGTCACCTAAATAGGGACGGATGGAGTACAATTTCAGCTGCTACATTACTCACGCTTAAAATCCCGCTAGGCTTTCGTGATGTTTTCCTGCTCGGTTCTACAGTTGATAGAAACTGAAAATAATATATGAATCCTACTACAGACCTCTTAGGTACTACTGCTCTGTATCAGAGTTAGAGAGCATGTAAATAGAAAAGAGATGGAGATCATATGGATCCTACGTAATTTCAAAACACATGATTTTTTTAGTGACTCAGTGACGTTTCTGGATGGTTTACAAAAAATGAGCACATAAATTCTACAGGAATCGGGAGAGAATGCAGGAAGAGCTGAAGGTCTCAGGTCTGGTAAGCTTCGTCGATGCTGTGGGATGCTCAGGTTGGATCCTCCCAAGTAAATCTTATATGCAGTGAACTTAGAACGTTACTCGTGCTACTACATGCTATCTACTAGAACTATACATCCTCTGTTCCATAATGTAGTACTTGAACAGAGGGAGCCCCAATGTAAGACCAACCAGCAATTCAGCAAACATCTTGACCAAGTAAATCAACGGATGGGCGACatcatttccttttttttcccgtATGCTGTGGTGTTTATTTTGCTGATACAGAGGTTTTATGAGGTCAGTATTTCAACTCAACGTGCTCATGTTTCATGTCAGTGTTACAGCAGACAGAAGATGCCCTAAATATTTGTTGGAATCTCCTGTAACCAGGCATAACTCCTCAAACGGTGGCGGGCAATGCTCttgaaaagtaaaagaatggtgtaAAGCAACTGCGAAGAGTaagtttttttttcaaattttcaccGGGCGAAGAGTAAGTTAAGGAAGCCGGAAGCTTCAAAAAAAAATCGAGATTTGAGAGCTTCGAATTCAGGAGTCTTTTAGAACTCCAAGGaagagcttgaatgtgatgctcaAACTATTCTGCAGCACTTATGCCAAAGTTAAGAAAATCATTCGGTGCAGTAGTTGAGCATTGATGTTTCAACTATGTTCCTATTTCATTTCAAAATTCATACCTGAGCCGTGGTTCCAGGGATGCTTCCAATAAGAGCATTATTAACTGAGGGCAACTTCCAGCAGGAGTTCACCGTTTCGTCATTTCACTAAATTCTGGTGATACCAGCTTCTGAGAAAATTGGGACAACCATAAAACTAATTATCAATTAAGATGAAAACGTCATGCCAAAGCTGCCACTAAGATGCAGTGCATGCAATTGTGACATTCTAATAGAGGAAATAAAAGTAGGTAATTTACAATTACATAATGGTGAAATTATCAACCCTGATCAATATGAGAAATGTTTGAACCTATACAAATACAAATAAGAGGTGACAAACCCCAGTTCAGTCGCCATAATTGTCACAGGCACAGCCACTTGACAGTAATACAATATACTGAATAAGGGTGAATCTATGAACTGCAGTACAGCTTGAGCGGGATTTTCAATCCTACTGCCTGTCCAACCACAGATAACCATGCTGACAAGTACTGCAGAGATCGGTCCTTATCTCCCAAACTATCAAGAAGTAACTTCATCCAGTCACTGGTTCCACAGGGATGCAAGGTGAACCATGGCAAACTTAGGTGGGGATGCTCCTGCAGGGGTGCAAAGGCAGTCAATAGTTTTGAGTGAGTCTAAGCTTTCCAACATATAGTGAACCAGAGGGCATACATGTATTTTACATACGGAGTAGCATTTTCAAGAATCGTGTGTTAACCAACCATTCTTACCTCTCGTGTAATAAACGTCCACTTTGATTCACTTAATGTTTTAAGTGACTGAGAAGAAAGGTCCTTTTTTATCTCATCTATAGTTAGTAGCTGCCCACCTAAGGACAAGTGGCAGACATTCGCTATCAAAAAGgagaataacggaagtaaacattCAATAATGTTGTGAAACTTGCATACCAGCCTCATGACCTTGAAAATATAGCACCGGAACCTTATAAGAAAAGCTGTAGGCGATATGGAAATCATAAACATGAACATTATCACAAGAGCTCTGGACCTGCAAAGAAATGGAGATCATGACTGGCGCAAATGTGAATTAAGAACTGaagatttttcttttttttccttttaaaGACTTCTAAAAGTTCATCGCGGAAGAAGGATCATAGTTATCTTTGTTCTTGTCGAAAAAACTGAGAACTGGTATGTACATTGCAGTAGTGAAAACAAGGCGATCCTTTTAAAGTTTGTGCTTTATATAACCCACGAACATACATGCATAAATGAAAGAACTCAATTTGGAAATCCATGACGTCCATCACTACCTAATGCTACTAGACGTCTAGATTTCCGACAGTTAATATGTCCCTTCAACACAAGCCTCTGACTTTCTGAGGTATAATCAGTTCAAACTGCTTCCTCCGCAAGCTATTTGACAGAACTTTTACATCTTTTATAGGATAAAATACGCTAAACACAATGAAACGCCAGGGGTTCAGAGCAAGGTAATGTACCAGTATGCAGGTAGCAGAAACACACAAATAAGAGTGCCCACTACTATACTTACCCAAGTATCATGCTCTACAATCCCCCCATCATTATCAAGGCTGTTGTTCTCCTCAATCTGTCCCAGAAGGAAAAAAAATCAGTAAATTACTGATCTGCAACTTTATAATATACCATCAGAAAGTAGCAACTAAAAAATATTACAATACGACAAGCAAAAAAACATACTATCCACCCACCTTGTACACTCCTTCCAGAGCTAGGAACCCTTCTGTCTGCGAAAAAGATGAAGCCAAATCATAGGTTATCAGAAATTCACAATCTTAACTGTAATGTGACAAAAGGAAAAAACAAAACTGGGGTAATAAACACACAGAGATAGGAGAAGGTCAGGCCCATTGCGCACAacctcagatggcacccccattcTGCAGCAAGGTCTCCACGCCCAGTCGGGAAGCGAGTCGTCGACTTCGATCTGCCCCCACTTGCTGACCAGAGCCTTCGCCGAGGCGCTGAACTCGTCGAGAGACAGAGTCCCGTCCCACACGGAGGAGCCCGCCATTGCAGATTCAAGCACCGTATCGACAGGGCAAACAATTCCTCTGGCTCTAAACGGAGATCTCTGGGTGGAGGCGGCGTACTGATTCCAGCGGTTTTACCCACTCAGTCGAGCAATCGAGATGCCGTTGCCGATCCGGAATCCCACAGGGGGTTGCGGCGTTGTGCTCGGAAACAACCGGCCCCTTCTGGAATTGGGCTACTGGACGTGGGCTGAGGCGCGTTGTGGGACTGGACTCGCGCGCGGATGGTGCGGCGGGGCAGCTGCGACAAGACGAGAGGTGCGGCTGCGTTGGCTCGCCGACGACGTGACTCCGACAGGGGAAAGTGCAGGTCTATGTGTTGAACATATCCAATAGAGCCCCTAACAGATTGGATATTACCGGCATAGGGAGGTGAAGGTTTACAAAACGGCTGCTCAAGTACCTTTGTACTCCATTTTAGTTACATATTACTTgacactaatatagatgtatttAGATATATTTTAATATAAATTTATTTTAGCATTAAATAATATGGATCAGAGGAAGCATATTTATTCGCAAAAAAAATACCTCATACTCCCTATCTTCAGAATTATAAAGCCCGGTTGTTAGGAATTAGTCCGattttgtaatatcccaggtaatggggttacaaaaaatagaggaaacagatgtgtgcattgcattcatgtatagaaaatctggggaattttcgcgctttaaaataAAAcagccacagtaactgaagtttcacttgaccttggtggaattgaagtaactcatcaagtcaagcgttataaacctcaatgtgactttgaaaAAAAAACCTTGTTttaggtagagatgatttgatctaaggggttagatcaaatagaactaataatcaacacaacaacactttactcaatgatcaattgcttgatcttataaaatattataatatggtaatccttgtcataacatatgaacatccatttggttggaaatcaagtaacaataaatgaagaaactattcttcacttatcttctccatgcctTAAACTAATTCTTGATCCTACCTCAAACCTCATGGTAACCAtttcacttcattcttggaaacaagacaaggagctaAACTCTAGCaatatatatccttctccattccatattattaagcatcaaacctagagaggtgagagttctattataattattagaggagcatttaacaaaccttgagttaaaccttggatatacatccaagtattcaaatcatcatctttaagaggaacactaggatattattcaagacaatttctagagagagaacctaattatgttaaacctagatattgatgatcacatcaacctctagggagcctaaccttaggttatcattgaattccttcccaaatgagagagaccactcataccaatcttagctttacctaattaagaattAAGGACAAcacttgaactaaagtattaggagattaaccatttcatcttggagtggtgagacaacctaatatcacatggaataagaccatatccatggattgataaggaaaggaggagattaattcaaccaagatagccaagtggagtgttagactaaatacctattgagatattgtgagtacaccataaaccctagaataaccattcctttaaaagagagcccaagctatggtgttacactcaagtagttgaggcaacacttagatttgagggagagaactatccatatacccagatgattatatcatcattcatgAGACGAACTCTAAGTAAATATCTCAGggaatctcctgggatataaactttagaggcaatcaTAGTAGttccattcaagaaggtaaattagaagtactataccctagttgatcaagacaatgcttgatcatggaactaagaaacctaattaatgagagataccttaggaagccaaaccttgatcagtataaattgagtgatgatcataaaccctaagaacttgaggtagagatattaagaacaagttgatcatgcctaatccatgatcatgctcttgatgtatgtgaggataagttaaaccctactaggataagtagatctcatttccacatgaaattatagggagatcactagtaatcaaacctaggcttatatcccaacctttacttatgaatcacttggtgatcataagtagaatcctaccatatataTATTTCAAAAATTACAGAACATAAGAAAAtcatagagtaaaactccatacttaatatggtgagaagtCATCCatacatatgaccaaagttaactataaaaagaactataacaactttagttactataacaatagattaaggataaaATAGAAATCTATTTGTATaatataaaaccaattctcaaatccttagtaattagagaagcacataagatatggggCAAATAACTatattaccatggttaggggagattaaaccctagcaatgcaatatggtgtcatctcatctctataaCCAGAATTGCATCCTCATTgatatcttatgcttcaattcatgAACATATATAAGAAAACCTTGTGTTACATTTTATGATTAAAACCATATGTGAagtgatcaaccatttatctttgtaaccaagatcaaccataATGGAAATCATACCTACTTAGATACTTTCAAAGGTAATGATAATATTAACCTTAAAGGGGGATTATGATGGAAATTataaaaaccctaatccattggtgctcacataaaatcatatgtaattGACCAACCTCTTAGATATGTAGTCAAGTCCTCATAATAACTTCTAAAACATTTGGACTAAGAAAAATCAACTCTAATTATCCAATATGGTGTTATATTACAAATGAGAAAAGGAATTAAAAGGAATACCTAAATTCATGTCTAAATAAAAATTGCAACAAGGCTCACATATAGTTAAGG
This region of Lolium perenne isolate Kyuss_39 chromosome 2, Kyuss_2.0, whole genome shotgun sequence genomic DNA includes:
- the LOC127335404 gene encoding ubiquitin-like-conjugating enzyme ATG10 isoform X2 gives rise to the protein MAGSSVWDGTLSLDEFSASAKALVSKWGQIEVDDSLPDWAWRPCCRMGVPSETEGFLALEGVYKIEENNSLDNDGGIVEHDTWVQSSCDNVHVYDFHIAYSFSYKVPVLYFQGHEAGGQLLTIDEIKKDLSSQSLKTLSESKWTFITREEHPHLSLPWFTLHPCGTSDWMKLLLDSLGDKDRSLQYLSAWLSVVGQAVGLKIPLKLYCSS
- the LOC127335404 gene encoding ubiquitin-like-conjugating enzyme ATG10 isoform X1, which produces MAGSSVWDGTLSLDEFSASAKALVSKWGQIEVDDSLPDWAWRPCCRMGVPSETEGFLALEGVYKIEENNSLDNDGGIVEHDTWVQSSCDNVHVYDFHIAYSFSYKVPVLYFQGHEAGGQLLTIDEIKKDLSSQSLKTLSESKWTFITREEHPHLSLPWFTLHPCGTSDWMKLLLDSLGDKDRSLQYLSAWLSVVGQAVGLKIPLKLYCSS